In Sciurus carolinensis chromosome 8, mSciCar1.2, whole genome shotgun sequence, the genomic stretch ACAACTGCGTTGTTTGTTTTGATATATACAAACCTCAAGATGTAGTACGTATTTTAACTTGCAAGCATTTTTTCCATAAGACATGCATTGACCCCTGGCTTTTAGCCCATAGGACATGCCCCATGTGCAAATGTGACATTCTGAAAACTTAGAAACCTAGAGCATCTTCTGAAGATATAGCCAGATCTTTTCAAACATTAATATTAGATGAGTTCTCTTACTGCACTTTATATAGAGAGAAAATTTCAACTTCAGCTTCTCAAATACTAAAGAAGGTGAAattcatgtgttttaaaaataaaactccataTCATGCCCACCTATTTGAACTATTGTCTTTCTAATCAGTTCTAATTGGTATACATTTTTGCCCTTATCCAAGTAAGGACATTAATATATGTTGAAAACAATGTTaacctttattttcaaatcacTTTGACATTGGTGCAATGGGGAATTAGCTCTACTATTTTAAAGTTTCcctttataagttaatttttgtgctttgtttccgtattttgtttcatttgggtTTGTGATAATTTATATCTCTGCTTAGTAAACTTCATTAGAGGATTAGATCTTGCTTTAATTTGCCACggttaattaattttattaatactcAGGAAAGGTGGTTTCCAAAGCTACTGACTGGGTGGATAATATAtttctgaataattattttagatGATAGCACTTAGGGTTATGTAATAATAactaaaagttttaaattgttaCAGACCCCATTTAGAGAAGTATTGCAAAAATTCACCTCTTTTTGCCAGAGCTCTTTGAATCCTAGCACAGTGAATCATCTATGATAGCAGATTGCCCTGTAGAAGAATCTCTAGTGGGTGCTTGTTCTTCTCCAAATGGTAGTGAATACCTCTGTTTTTTTGATAGCAGAGAAAAGCTAAAAAATGGTTCAGTTGCATTTCCATATTGTATCTTTTGCCTTATTTTTGCCTCTTCCTCTTTTATAGTCACGTGAACACCTATATAATGATGAGAAGTTGAAAGATTGGTCTTGTTTTTGTGAAAATCTCTCTGGATCAGTGCTAAAACCTTGGCTGTCTGACTTAGATGACATTTTATGTCTACACAAGATTCAGACATGACACTGtgccacagtttatttttttaaagggagttATGTGGAAACTAAATCAGATTAATGGCCTTTGGTACTGTGGGCCAGCCGTGTTATTTCCTAGTTATGCCACCTGTTGTCAAGTCCATAGAGCCCTTTGCTCTTCTTTCCTGCCTCAAGTTACCATGTTGTTAAGTTAAAGCTGTAGCCCTCTCAGCCCTGGGGATGCCCCACTGTCTAGAGGCCGGAAGCATTTATGTTCAAGGTAAAAATGCTTGGCTCTAGTATCTTAGCTGCTGAAAAACAAACATGGAGGTAGAGCCCTCCCCAAAGCTGGAGTTTGTCAGTTCCCATGTCATTCTTTAGTTTTAAAGTCATATTGTGCCCACTGATAggagaatataaaaaaatgtagGCAGAACTAACAATGACTGTGGGATCTCCCACCGGAGATATTTGTTGAGTTTGACCAAAAATTGTGTTGAAATCATCTCTTTATAACCTTTTAAGCATTGCTGGTTTTAGTGGTTGTGGACCTTgcagtttttccttttcaaaaatcaatagctacaattaaaaaaatgaattgtgcTCAACTAATATGGTTATATTTAAGCTTTTCACCTACAGCCTTTCTCCTCAGCACCCAAAATGGGGTTAGATTAGTAACAGGGACTACAAACAAATGAACATCCCTTGATGTTAGTCCTTTCTGAGTTCACTCCTATATATGTACAATTGATGTGTGAGAAGGGGAGGCAGAGTGGATTTAGCAGCATACCCtacttttcaaaatcaaaacaagacaaaacccCAAGAAACTTCTGAGAAAGTTTTATTAGACACAGGTAGTACAATGGTTTATGTGGTTAATAAATAATTAAGGCCAACTAAATTCACATTTGTAAAACTAGTGTTGCCACACTCAACACTCTGACCTCATACTTGGTCAGAGTTCTAGTTggcaattctttaaaaaagaaaaatagttgtcACTCTGTTGGACATATTTTCTGCACTTGTGATGGAAAAATGTCAGCTGTAcagtatttcatgtttttaaagagCATATGTTGCATTAAGTTTGTATCTGTTTTTCAGTTCAGTGTGCTACCTGTAACCATtatttgtagctcagtgatcgaAGCCGTCTTATAACAATATAGAAACCCTCCATAACAACTTTGGAAATGTATAAGCCAATAAAGTCATAGCAGGCTCTAAACCCTTATCCAATTGGCTGCTTGGTCTTTTATGTCATAATCACATCATGCAATAGTAAGCAGTATCTAAAGTTACAGCGGTGAGACTGGGATGTTTTTTCAATctaaagtttttctctttctctctctaataAAACATCTGAAACTCAAGACATCTTTAAGAATTCTTACAAAACCATGCTGGGAGACGGTGGGTCTTGTTTTCACccagaagattttattttcttccttcttttaaattgATGGTCAACAGATGTGTAAGCCACATCTTTCTGTTGGGTTGGTTCTTAAGTCACTAGGCGAAGAGAGAGATGACTCTCCTCAAGACTGGCCCTTGGCAAAACAACACTGCATCTTCCTGGCTTgtgaaattcagttttctttggCTGTGTAGTCAGAACTGCTGCGGAGCGAGTGCAGTGTGGACCGCTTACATGAACATATCATTTCACGTTGGGAATCGCATGTTGTCAGAGTTGGGGGAGACTGGAGTATTTGGAAGAAGCTCCGCTTTGAAGAGAGTGACGGGAGTTATAGTGCCACCAGAGGGAAAAACTCAAAATGCATGTAATCCCAATACCAGTTTTAGCAGATCACAGAACTCGGAGCCGTGGCTCGCACTCATTGAACGGGGAGGTTGTACCTTCACACAGAAAATTAAGGTAGCAACCGACAAGGGAGCCAGTGGAGTGATCATCTATAACTTTCCGGGAACTGGCAATCAGGTTTTCCCCATGTCTCATCAGGCATTTGAAGACACCATTGTAGTGATGATTGGTAACTTAAAAGGCACagaaattttgcatttaattCAGAAGGGATTTCATGTTACAGCTATGGTTGCAGTGGGCAGAAAACACATCATCTGGATGAATCACTACTTTGTCTCCTTTATGATTGTCACAACTGCTACTTTAGCGTATTTCATCTTTTATCACATTCGAAGACTTTGGGTAGCAAGGATTCAGCACAGGAGATGGCAGCGATTAACAACAGACCTCAAGAAAGCTTTTGGCCAACTCCAACTTAGGGTATTAAAAGAGGGGGATGAGGAATTAAATCCAAATGGAGATAGCTGTGTAGTTTGTTTTGAACCTTATAAGCCTAATGATACAATTCGTATTCTGACTTGTAAGCACTTTTTCCACAAGAATTGCATTGACCCCTGGATTCTAGCCCATGGCACATGCCCCATGTGCAAATGTGACATTCTTAAAGCTTTGGGGATTCATGTGGATATTGAAGATGGAACAGAATCTCTGCAAGTTCTAATGTTAAATGAAATGCCGGAAACCCTAACACCTAGGGAGGAGGAGACAAATCATGAACCTCCCCCTGCAATAACATCAGAAAAAGTGACCCATGTGGAGGAGTACCCTGCTTCTCCGAACAATGCCAGTCAGCCTAATTTAGTACTGGAAACTGTACATTCCTCGCCTTGACAGCACGACCTTTGAGGAAGTGGATTAAACCTGTTTGTCAAATCAGGTGCTAATACTGACAAGCAGTTTGTCTGTTTGAAGTGTGGTTTTTGTGTCCTTTTCTGTTACTTGGGTAATTTTCTACATTCTTTGTCAAGCCTCACAGAAAAAAAGTTTACTAGGATTATTAGGTTTAATTTTTGACCTAGGCTAAATGTAACTTTTTGCCAAGGTTCATTATTCCTGTGAGTGTACTTAACGTTTATTTCTATGTATACTGCATGTTTAAAAtcaaggggaaatttttttttctttgaaatatttttgtgtatattcttgactttatttttggTAAGGAGATTACTGATAATATAGTTGCATGTTACTTCTAATACAGAAATCATTTAAGTTTGGAAAACAAACTTTATGTGctaggaagaataaaattatctttacatAATATAGTACAGTATGTTAGTTTTGATGTGCTGGGTTTTTACATTTTTGGCACAGAAATTTTGCTgtacaaaatttcattatttgatcAACAGTTTTGTTCAAGCAATTAGATTTTATGTGATCTGTATAGTGAgggcagtttttaaaataaaatactagtacTATTTAACTGAACAACAAATATTCTAGTGCCTGGTATTACTTACCATAATTGTTACATGACTTCAATACATAGAATGAGAGGTTATAGAATTCATATGGTACTTAGTTATGTCTTCCCCTGTATTCCACTTAATTTTTTTGccattaaatgtttaaaatatgccATATTATTTTGGAGATAAGTAGCACAATGTAGAAATGCTTATTGACATCTTGGGATCATGTTAGTTTTGTTCACTGTATTCCCAAGATCTATTACTATGCTTGGCactcaagtattttttaattattaagtgaataaatgaataaggatAAATACTTTTCATAATGTATCATGTGTATCTGTTAAACTGGGCAGTTTATCCCAATAATGCAGCATAATGGAAAATTAGTGCTTAAAATTTTCATCGAAAATCACCATGACAAAATATTATAATAGTCCAGAATTCATTATCACAATTTAGCATGATTTGCATAGCAGGTCAGCATAATTTTAATGAGAAGCTTTGAAGTCTCTTAGGCTAACACTGGGAGTTGAATTATTGGACAGTTCTAGAGAGAAATCTAGTGAAGAGGAATTTTGTGAATCACTTCAAGTTAATCATCCTGGACTTAAGACACAGACAGAAGGGAAGTAGTTGGTTTCAACTGCAGTCCCAAGGGTGACCATGTAAAGGATGATGAGCATGTACCTAGGGCCAGCAAGAGTCAAAACCTACTGAGAACTGGGCAGATGATGAGGTGTGGCTGATGTCTTGCTTGGTACACAGACTTTTTATACCCAACCTGAAAAGGTTCGACCATGTTAATCACAAGAGCTACTCTTTGAAAGAACTGCATAGCACCATGGCTCCTGAATGATTTAGTAGGAACACTCTTTTGAGTGCTGTTTCGAGTTTAATCCTTCCTTAAGTGGCCAAGTCCACACTGAAAAGAGAAGATGTTGAGGTCCCTATGAGAGCCACCTCTGGGAGGATCAGCTCCTAAACCGGGATAAGTGTCATTCTCAGACTGACCACTGTAGGTTTGTCTGGCACTAGGGGCAGGCAACTGATAAGGTGGCTCCAGTGATTTCCTCTGGTTGCCCCAGAGATTTATAAGAGATATGGAAATGAATATGCATGCAGTTCCTGGATCTAGAGTTCTAGGATTGTCACAGCCACTAGCCAGTTTGTGTGGGATACTTATTCTGTGATAACTTAGCACCTGAGGAATTTTTCACTCTGAATGCCATTGTGTTCTCTTTCCATTCTTCCTGGGTACCCCTGttgatttctcctttctttcccttctttcctttgtatCACTGTCAAGCTTAGACTCAACTTACTCCCATATGTAAGAAATTACCACATGTTCACTTTAAAAGATGCCTATTATTAATGTGAACATTGAATGTTTAACACAATTGGCTTGTCTTGATTTGAGAAATTTCAATGACTGTTAATTAAAGGGAACCTATGGGAAGTGGGAAGGGAGGGTCAAGTCAGTGAACTTGGGAACTGTCATTGCTGAGAACCTCCCACATACAGGTGGTGGACTCTATGGGCTTTTTGTAGCTGTTTCTTATGTGTCAGAACAAAATAGCAGTTTTAATCCTTGTCTTTGGAATGTTGTAAACAGATCAATAAGCCACTTTTTGCTCTGAGTTTAATAACCAGGACCTGGAAATAGCTCTGCCATGTCAAATGTTAGATATTATTCATTGTGGTAGATTTTTACCTATTTTGTGGGTTTGCCACTTTTCTCTTGTTCCTGGTGatacaaataatatttatgaattattttgccCTGAGTACCAGAATTATAATGGGTTTCCCTGGCACTTCTCCTTTTTGGATGATTTTGCATTCTCTGGaaatgaaaatttgattttttgtCCCCTGATGAGTTGGGGTTGATACTCCTTATAAAAATTAAGCTTTCTTTTTATCAGCACTGGCataaattagatttaattttttactagAGCAAAAAATGTTCTAGGACTGTTTACTGGTGATCAAGTGATGCTGtggataaaattatatattttgtctattgATTACTTATTATATGACACAGCGGTGATAATGTCCTTGTTTCTTGCTACAGAGTTGGTATCATGCAATTTTTCTGTGGAAAAACATTGATCAACTATTATGTGCATTGCTGTTAGCCCTTGAAATGATTTTGTGAGCCAAGGAGCTGACTTCTTTGATGGGATTTAGGCTTAGGGTACTGTAAAGCAGTCTCTCCTTCTTCTGACTTACTGGGTTTTGAAGCAGCAGGCAGGAATCAAACAGGGAAAAGATCAGAGTTTAGGAAAATGTTCAAGCCAAAAGGGTAAGTCCCCACCTGTGGATTCCGTGAATCAGGTCATTTTAATGGTACTTTTGTCCTCCCATTCTACTGTTTACCATAACcatgtgttatatttttaaaatgcatcagtttctttggttttatattttctgcatttaATGTTCTTTGTGATGAAAAATTGGGATTATAGTTTATTACATTTACTAGCACATGAATTATCTTAAAATACATCCCTGATTTTCTAAAAGGCAAGAACTTTGTGGAGAGGGGGAAGGTGGTAATATACTTTTAGGTGGTAATATACAGATGATCTGCTCCCCCTCGCAAGTGTCagagatgtccccccaaaatctGTCCACCCAATCCTTATCTTTTCATAGCTACATCCCAGCTTATCACACACCTCTTTAAAATTACGTCTTCAACATCTCCATGATACTCTCTAGATGATTTCAGGCATTGTAATGAgaagtcatcatcatcatcattgatGAATAGGGTCACTctgatttcaaaatttctctACACTTATAACTTCCATCTCCAGTTCACCAATATATTATTGCCCATTTTAATCAgattttgcattgctgtgaccaagatacccaacaagaacaacttagagaaggaaaagcatattttagttcacagattcagaggtttaGTCCTTGGTTGGTCAattccattcctctgggcccaaggtaaggcagcacGTCATGAAGGAAAGCCCCAGCAAAGAAACTGCTCAGCTTGTGCTgcccaggaaacaaagagagaatgGATAAAGAGCCACAAGAAAGATGCACTCTTCCAGGGTATGCCACACCCCACCTGCGTACAGTAATGAcctagtccattcaaactaggttGGACTGATAAGattacagttctcacaatccagttacttcacctctgaacattcctgcattaacacaggagattttgtgagacacctcatatccaaaccataacatttcaccCATGGTCCCCCAAACTTAGGTcctctcaaaatacaaaattaatttagttCATCTCAAAGAGTTGCATAGTCTTATCAGTTTTAGTATTACCCAAAAGTCTTagtccaaagtctcatctgagattcaaggcaaactctttactgtgagctcctgtaaaactTTAAAGcaagttttacacacacacacacacacacacactctttgtatgtgtgtgtgtgtgtgtatatccaatatatatatatatatatatatatatatataataaatatatatatatatattatat encodes the following:
- the Rnf133 gene encoding E3 ubiquitin-protein ligase RNF133, which codes for MTLLKTGPWQNNTASSWLVKFSFLWLCSQNCCGASAVWTAYMNISFHVGNRMLSELGETGVFGRSSALKRVTGVIVPPEGKTQNACNPNTSFSRSQNSEPWLALIERGGCTFTQKIKVATDKGASGVIIYNFPGTGNQVFPMSHQAFEDTIVVMIGNLKGTEILHLIQKGFHVTAMVAVGRKHIIWMNHYFVSFMIVTTATLAYFIFYHIRRLWVARIQHRRWQRLTTDLKKAFGQLQLRVLKEGDEELNPNGDSCVVCFEPYKPNDTIRILTCKHFFHKNCIDPWILAHGTCPMCKCDILKALGIHVDIEDGTESLQVLMLNEMPETLTPREEETNHEPPPAITSEKVTHVEEYPASPNNASQPNLVLETVHSSP